One window from the genome of Paucidesulfovibrio gracilis DSM 16080 encodes:
- the dsrK gene encoding sulfate reduction electron transfer complex DsrMKJOP subunit DsrK gives MSKMKPEELIQGLDYNPPSTPWMDLKADTSEGNWAYPGKPDIVSYLEKEGLPVGNPREWVPSNEDWKLPPNWQDIIHQGFRERLDKYRSLKVFMDICVRCGACADKCHYFIGSGDPKNMPVLRAELMRSIYRKDFTLAGKIMSKLTGSRVMTEDVLKEWFIYFYQCTECRRCSLFCPYGIDTAEVTMMARELMHLVGLNINWIMEPVANCNRTGNHLGIQPQAFKDIMDFMVDDIEEVTGVRVKAPLNEPGHEILFITPSGDAFADPGIFTFMGYLVLFHYLDLDYTWSTYASEGGNFGLFTSSETMKKLNAKMYAEANRLGCKWILGGECGHMWRVINQYMDTMNGDIQGPQMTTPVNPITGTVFKNASATKMVHIAEFTADLIKHGKLKFDKSRNDHRRVTFHDSCNPARAMGLLDEPREVIKACCNHFYEMPSNTIREMTYCCAGGSGLNTDEIMDIRLRGGMPRGKALSHVQKKHDVNTLSCVCAIDRATLIPLADYWAPGVEISGVHELVGNALILDGEQERTMDLRQEPLKGFEDEV, from the coding sequence ATGTCGAAAATGAAACCCGAAGAGCTCATTCAGGGTCTCGACTACAATCCGCCGTCCACCCCATGGATGGACCTGAAGGCGGATACGTCCGAGGGCAACTGGGCCTACCCCGGAAAGCCGGACATCGTTTCCTATCTGGAAAAAGAAGGGCTGCCCGTCGGCAACCCGCGGGAATGGGTGCCCAGCAACGAAGACTGGAAACTGCCTCCGAACTGGCAGGACATCATCCACCAGGGCTTCCGCGAGCGCCTGGACAAGTACCGCTCGCTCAAAGTCTTCATGGATATCTGTGTGCGCTGCGGCGCCTGCGCGGATAAGTGTCACTACTTCATCGGCTCCGGCGATCCCAAGAACATGCCTGTTCTGCGCGCCGAGCTGATGCGCTCCATCTACCGCAAGGACTTCACCCTGGCGGGCAAGATCATGAGCAAGCTGACCGGCTCCCGCGTCATGACCGAAGACGTGCTCAAGGAGTGGTTCATCTACTTCTACCAGTGCACGGAATGTCGCCGCTGTTCCCTGTTCTGCCCCTACGGCATCGACACCGCCGAGGTCACCATGATGGCCCGCGAACTGATGCACCTGGTGGGCCTGAACATCAACTGGATCATGGAGCCGGTGGCCAACTGCAACCGCACCGGCAACCACCTCGGCATTCAGCCCCAGGCCTTCAAGGACATCATGGACTTCATGGTGGACGACATTGAAGAGGTCACGGGCGTGCGCGTCAAGGCGCCCCTGAACGAGCCGGGACACGAGATCCTGTTCATCACGCCCTCTGGTGACGCTTTTGCCGATCCCGGCATCTTCACCTTCATGGGCTACCTGGTTCTCTTCCACTACCTGGATCTGGACTACACCTGGTCCACCTATGCGTCCGAAGGCGGCAACTTCGGCCTGTTCACCTCTTCCGAAACCATGAAGAAGCTGAACGCCAAGATGTACGCCGAAGCCAACCGGCTGGGCTGCAAATGGATCCTGGGCGGCGAATGCGGCCACATGTGGCGCGTGATCAACCAGTACATGGACACCATGAACGGCGACATCCAGGGACCGCAGATGACCACTCCGGTCAACCCCATCACCGGCACGGTGTTCAAAAACGCCTCCGCCACCAAGATGGTTCACATCGCCGAGTTCACCGCGGACCTGATCAAACACGGCAAGCTCAAGTTCGACAAGAGCCGCAACGATCACCGCCGCGTCACCTTCCACGACTCCTGCAACCCGGCCCGCGCCATGGGTCTGCTGGACGAGCCGCGCGAGGTGATCAAGGCCTGCTGCAACCACTTCTACGAGATGCCGTCCAACACCATCCGTGAGATGACCTACTGCTGCGCCGGCGGCTCCGGTCTGAACACGGACGAGATCATGGACATCCGTCTGCGTGGCGGCATGCCCCGCGGCAAGGCTCTCTCCCATGTCCAGAAGAAACACGACGTGAACACCCTCTCCTGCGTCTGCGCTATCGACCGCGCCACGCTCATTCCCCTGGCCGATTACTGGGCACCGGGAGTCGAGATCAGCGGCGTTCACGAACTCGTGGGCAACGCCCTGATCCTGGACGGCGAACAAGAACGCACCATGGACCTGCGCCAGGAGCCTCTCAAAGGCTTCGAGGACGAGGTCTAA
- the dsrJ gene encoding sulfate reduction electron transfer complex DsrMKJOP subunit DsrJ: MKFHYGMPIFAGLIIFLGLVTFPLWFNAPSEAYKDPEPKLPTEAQVKAAGFETFACIEDTQYMREKHMQLLDEWRDWALRDGKRSYTNQRGETFEISLQKTCMKCHTSKKDFCDKCHETAAVTPYCWDCHIQPEGYNETH; the protein is encoded by the coding sequence ATGAAATTCCATTACGGTATGCCTATCTTCGCCGGCCTGATCATTTTCCTCGGGCTGGTTACGTTCCCGCTGTGGTTCAATGCACCCAGCGAGGCCTACAAAGACCCGGAACCGAAGCTTCCCACCGAAGCCCAGGTCAAGGCCGCCGGTTTCGAAACCTTCGCCTGCATCGAAGACACCCAGTACATGCGGGAAAAGCACATGCAGCTGCTCGACGAGTGGCGCGACTGGGCCTTGCGTGACGGCAAGCGCTCCTACACCAACCAGCGCGGCGAAACCTTTGAAATCAGCCTGCAGAAAACCTGCATGAAGTGCCACACCAGCAAAAAGGACTTCTGCGACAAGTGCCATGAAACGGCCGCAGTCACCCCCTATTGCTGGGACTGCCACATTCAGCCGGAGGGGTACAATGAAACGCACTAG
- the dsrO gene encoding sulfate reduction electron transfer complex DsrMKJOP subunit DsrO encodes MKRTRRSFLKFAGASAAAGLCFSPSLSFASGSPAHGSGPKVAEEADHAERWAMVIDTTKLNTKEQIEELEKACHAWHNVPHIVDEQGNPTKQEIKWIWGGHFHQVFTEKHNNFPAEEIENREFPLLCNHCENPPCVRVCPTKATFQRPDGIVAMDYHRCIGCRYCMAGCPFGARSFNFMDPRPYLHEENMDFPTRTRGVVEKCNFCVDRLAQGLRPICVEKANEMAPGSMFFGDLLKEDSEVRQALREHFTIRRKPSAGTEPGVYYII; translated from the coding sequence ATGAAACGCACTAGGAGAAGCTTCCTGAAGTTCGCTGGAGCCAGCGCCGCCGCCGGTCTGTGCTTCAGCCCGTCCCTGAGCTTCGCTTCCGGCAGCCCCGCCCACGGCAGCGGACCCAAGGTGGCCGAAGAAGCCGATCACGCCGAACGTTGGGCCATGGTCATCGACACGACCAAGCTCAATACCAAGGAACAGATCGAAGAATTAGAAAAAGCCTGCCACGCCTGGCACAACGTGCCGCACATCGTGGACGAGCAAGGCAACCCCACAAAGCAGGAAATCAAATGGATCTGGGGCGGACACTTCCACCAGGTCTTTACCGAGAAGCACAACAACTTCCCGGCCGAGGAAATCGAAAACCGCGAGTTCCCCCTGCTTTGCAACCACTGTGAAAATCCGCCGTGCGTGCGGGTGTGCCCCACCAAGGCCACCTTCCAGCGCCCGGACGGCATCGTGGCCATGGACTACCACCGCTGCATCGGCTGCCGCTACTGCATGGCCGGTTGCCCCTTTGGCGCGCGCAGCTTCAACTTCATGGATCCGCGCCCCTACCTCCACGAAGAAAACATGGACTTCCCCACACGCACACGCGGCGTTGTGGAAAAGTGCAACTTCTGCGTGGACCGGCTGGCCCAGGGACTGCGACCCATCTGTGTGGAAAAGGCCAACGAGATGGCCCCGGGGTCCATGTTCTTCGGCGACCTGCTGAAGGAAGACTCCGAGGTCCGGCAGGCTCTGCGCGAGCACTTCACCATTCGCCGCAAGCCCAGCGCCGGGACCGAACCGGGCGTCTACTACATCATCTAA